Proteins encoded together in one Bacteroides ovatus window:
- a CDS encoding LacI family DNA-binding transcriptional regulator, which produces MKKTLIDVSKKTGYSISTISRVLNGKSEKYRISQSAKEVILQSVKELDYQPDIVAQSLRNNTTYTIGLLVPHIDNPFFANIASVVIREAQRYNYTVMLIDTLEDPIQENKAIDSLLSRKIDGIILVPTGENPSKLEEISTKTPIVLIDRYFEKHNLPYVATDNYVGAYQATKLLLESGHSKILCIQGPDISITTKERVRGYLDALREAGYQDNAMIRGNEFSIQNGYIETKLALNSTTKPTAIFALSSTILLGAVKALNEHKVRIPQDMSIISFDDNLYLDYLNPPITRIAQSLENIGIIAVKMLMQKILEETELHSEILLKPNIIKRDSIKVLTDRK; this is translated from the coding sequence ATGAAGAAAACTCTGATTGATGTATCAAAGAAAACTGGGTACTCTATCTCTACGATTTCCAGAGTGTTAAATGGGAAATCAGAGAAATATAGGATCAGCCAGTCTGCTAAGGAGGTTATTTTGCAGTCCGTTAAAGAATTGGACTATCAGCCTGATATAGTTGCGCAAAGTTTGCGCAACAACACGACATATACTATAGGCCTTCTTGTACCACACATAGATAATCCTTTTTTTGCCAATATAGCAAGTGTTGTCATCCGTGAAGCACAACGTTATAATTATACTGTCATGCTTATCGATACCCTGGAAGATCCTATTCAGGAAAATAAAGCTATTGATTCGCTTCTGTCACGTAAGATAGACGGAATTATTTTGGTTCCGACTGGTGAAAACCCTTCTAAACTCGAGGAGATTAGTACTAAAACTCCGATTGTGCTAATTGACCGCTATTTTGAGAAGCATAATTTGCCATACGTAGCTACTGATAATTATGTAGGAGCCTATCAGGCAACGAAATTATTATTAGAATCGGGGCATAGTAAGATTCTCTGTATTCAGGGGCCGGATATTTCTATAACAACTAAGGAACGTGTGCGCGGGTATCTTGATGCGCTTCGCGAAGCTGGTTATCAGGATAACGCAATGATAAGAGGAAATGAGTTCTCGATTCAGAATGGTTATATTGAGACTAAGTTGGCTCTGAACTCTACTACAAAACCTACTGCTATATTTGCGTTAAGTAGTACAATTCTTTTGGGAGCCGTCAAAGCATTAAATGAGCATAAAGTGAGAATTCCTCAAGATATGTCTATCATTTCGTTTGATGATAACTTATATCTGGACTATCTAAATCCTCCTATAACTCGTATTGCACAATCACTGGAGAATATTGGCATTATTGCTGTAAAAATGTTGATGCAGAAGATTTTGGAAGAAACTGAACTACATTCGGAGATTCTTTTGAAACCTAATATTATAAAACGGGATTCGATAAAGGTGTTAACTGATAGAAAGTAG
- a CDS encoding TonB-dependent receptor — MEKDSPFSSTGRRCIVTLMCIFVTAFVYAQQQKISISIKELPLKEAISQIAEKASMNVAYSKEFVDTSRKVSLEVKDTDVNKALTLLLKGTNIGFRFLDDSILFYNKEYQNKTEPIDSQGEKKELYVKGKVTDENTEPIIGATVSVKGSTTGTITDINGQYSIKVPYGSTLRYSYVGYREESVIAKATTINVVMKENAVSLEDVVVVGYGVQKKVNVTGAVSMVKAEAIENRPITNVTTGLQGLLPGVSIVSSSGQPGAVPSINIRGTGTINSSTAPLILIDGVAGGDINLLNPSDIESVSVLKDAASSAIYGARAANGVILVTTKKGEKKERVVFQYNGYAGFQTPTALPELVNGREYMELSNEAMSAAGFSKPYTQEAFDKYDSGLYPNEYSNTDWIDEIYKSRAFQTGHNVSARGGSEKTGFFMSYGFLDQDGLVVGDGYSSKRHNARISVNTEVYDRLKLTGQMSYVDFYKKDLGYSGTSGVFRLSQRMSPLLPVMWQIPDENGRMVDSENWSYGSVRNPLQVAYESGMEERKTRVLNGIFNADLKIIDGLNVGMQYSANIYTRQVDEFNPKMLSYYSDGSPLKANEDAKDYISQSHLDVMTQTLQFTLNFNKTIGRHELGALLGFSQEWENRSTLGATRDNVMVEDIHVISAGMINFMNSGTKDEWALRSYFGRVNYAFDGKYLFEANLRADGTSRFAKGNRWGYFPSFSAGWNFSREKFMEFATSVLSSGKLRASWGELGNQNIPGNYYPYLSPIITEESYPIGASNTPVMGLWQNKIGNPDIKWETIRMLNFGVDLSFLNNRLNVDFDWYKKENIDALVRPDVPAIVGVSSSNVGYVNLGKIDVKGWELNLSWRDKIGNVNYNLGFNLSDARNKITDLGGTPESLTSTASGSYRRVGDPIGAFYGYLTDGLAQVYDFESVNTTTGKYQKPKFPLVASQNGIVQPGDIKYRDISGPDGAPDGVIDDYDKVVFGEKEPHYTYAIKGGLEWKGIDFSFYLQGVGKVAGYLEDEARHAFINDYSIPKKEHLDRWTPMNPNASYPRLYQSQEHNRLFSDYWKEDASYLRLKNIQIGYRFPARMVAPLGINSLRVYASADNLFTKTDYFGAYDPEVRTTSGDVYPQVKTYVFGLSITF, encoded by the coding sequence ATGGAAAAAGATTCTCCTTTTTCATCCACCGGCAGAAGGTGTATTGTAACCCTAATGTGCATATTTGTCACTGCTTTTGTTTATGCACAACAGCAAAAAATATCGATTAGTATCAAAGAGCTTCCTCTTAAAGAGGCTATCAGTCAGATAGCAGAGAAGGCATCGATGAATGTAGCCTATAGCAAAGAATTTGTGGATACGAGTAGGAAAGTGTCATTGGAGGTAAAAGACACAGATGTAAACAAAGCACTAACTCTTTTGCTAAAAGGGACTAACATTGGGTTCCGTTTCCTGGATGACAGTATTTTATTTTATAATAAAGAATATCAAAATAAAACTGAACCTATTGATTCGCAAGGAGAGAAGAAGGAACTGTATGTGAAAGGTAAAGTTACTGACGAGAATACGGAACCGATCATCGGAGCCACCGTATCGGTAAAAGGATCGACTACAGGTACAATCACCGATATCAATGGTCAGTATTCCATCAAGGTACCCTATGGAAGTACACTTCGGTACTCATACGTCGGCTACCGTGAAGAAAGCGTCATAGCGAAAGCAACGACAATAAACGTGGTGATGAAAGAGAATGCTGTCAGCCTGGAAGATGTAGTAGTTGTAGGCTACGGCGTGCAAAAGAAAGTGAATGTAACAGGTGCCGTATCTATGGTTAAAGCGGAGGCTATTGAGAACCGACCTATTACTAACGTAACTACAGGGCTACAAGGATTGTTGCCTGGAGTTAGTATCGTTTCCTCTTCGGGGCAGCCGGGTGCTGTGCCCAGCATCAACATTCGTGGTACGGGAACCATCAATAGTAGTACAGCACCTTTGATCTTGATTGACGGAGTAGCCGGGGGAGACATCAACTTATTGAATCCTTCGGACATCGAAAGCGTATCAGTACTGAAAGATGCCGCCTCATCAGCTATTTATGGAGCACGTGCCGCTAACGGTGTTATTCTTGTAACGACTAAAAAGGGAGAAAAGAAAGAGCGCGTAGTATTCCAATATAACGGATATGCCGGATTCCAGACTCCCACAGCATTGCCCGAACTTGTTAATGGAAGGGAATACATGGAACTCTCCAATGAAGCCATGAGTGCTGCCGGATTTTCCAAGCCCTATACACAAGAGGCTTTCGATAAATATGATTCGGGATTGTACCCCAACGAATATTCCAATACAGACTGGATTGACGAAATATACAAAAGCCGGGCTTTTCAAACGGGGCATAATGTAAGTGCACGGGGTGGAAGCGAGAAAACCGGATTTTTTATGTCGTATGGTTTCCTGGATCAGGATGGACTGGTTGTAGGTGACGGATATAGTTCCAAAAGACATAATGCGCGTATCAGTGTAAACACGGAGGTGTATGATCGTCTGAAACTGACTGGACAGATGAGCTATGTCGATTTCTATAAAAAGGACTTAGGTTATAGCGGCACATCAGGAGTATTCCGCCTGTCACAGCGTATGTCTCCGTTACTTCCCGTCATGTGGCAAATTCCTGATGAGAATGGCCGGATGGTAGATAGTGAGAACTGGTCGTACGGTTCGGTACGTAACCCCTTGCAGGTAGCCTATGAGTCGGGAATGGAAGAACGGAAAACACGTGTGCTCAATGGTATTTTCAATGCAGATCTCAAAATTATAGACGGACTGAACGTAGGTATGCAGTACTCTGCTAATATATATACCCGCCAGGTGGATGAGTTTAACCCGAAGATGTTGTCTTATTACTCGGACGGTAGCCCGTTGAAAGCAAATGAAGATGCCAAGGACTATATCTCACAAAGCCATCTTGACGTTATGACCCAAACGTTGCAATTCACCCTGAACTTTAATAAGACCATAGGACGCCACGAGTTGGGAGCATTGTTGGGATTTTCGCAAGAGTGGGAAAATAGAAGTACGTTGGGGGCTACGCGTGATAATGTGATGGTTGAGGATATTCACGTTATTAGTGCCGGAATGATTAATTTTATGAATAGCGGAACAAAAGACGAGTGGGCTTTGCGTTCTTACTTTGGTCGTGTCAACTATGCTTTTGACGGTAAATACCTGTTTGAAGCTAACCTGCGTGCCGACGGAACTTCAAGATTTGCCAAGGGCAATCGTTGGGGATATTTTCCATCATTCTCGGCAGGATGGAACTTCTCACGTGAAAAATTCATGGAGTTCGCTACTTCGGTATTGAGCTCGGGTAAGCTGCGTGCTTCCTGGGGTGAGTTGGGAAATCAAAACATTCCCGGTAATTACTACCCCTACTTGTCACCTATCATAACCGAAGAGTCTTATCCTATCGGAGCTTCTAATACACCTGTTATGGGACTTTGGCAAAACAAAATCGGTAATCCCGACATCAAGTGGGAAACCATCCGCATGCTTAATTTCGGAGTAGACCTTAGTTTTTTGAACAATAGACTGAATGTGGACTTTGATTGGTATAAGAAAGAAAATATTGATGCATTGGTTCGTCCCGATGTTCCGGCTATTGTCGGGGTTTCCAGTAGTAACGTAGGTTATGTCAATCTTGGTAAGATTGATGTCAAAGGATGGGAACTTAATCTGTCATGGCGTGATAAGATCGGAAATGTAAATTACAATCTCGGGTTCAATCTGTCGGACGCTCGTAATAAGATTACCGATTTGGGTGGAACTCCGGAGTCGCTGACCAGTACGGCTTCCGGTTCGTATCGTCGGGTCGGTGATCCGATAGGTGCTTTCTATGGTTATCTGACTGATGGGCTGGCGCAAGTGTATGACTTTGAATCAGTGAATACAACTACAGGTAAGTACCAGAAACCAAAATTTCCTCTTGTTGCATCACAAAACGGCATTGTACAGCCCGGAGATATTAAGTATCGGGACATCAGTGGTCCTGACGGCGCTCCCGACGGGGTAATTGATGACTACGACAAAGTGGTGTTTGGCGAGAAAGAGCCCCATTACACCTATGCAATCAAGGGTGGTTTAGAATGGAAAGGCATTGATTTCAGTTTCTATTTGCAAGGAGTAGGCAAAGTTGCCGGTTACCTTGAGGATGAGGCTCGGCATGCGTTTATCAATGACTACTCAATCCCTAAAAAAGAGCATCTTGACAGATGGACGCCTATGAATCCAAATGCTTCTTATCCCAGACTTTATCAGTCGCAGGAGCACAATAGGCTCTTCAGTGACTACTGGAAAGAGGATGCATCGTACTTGCGCCTGAAGAATATTCAGATAGGTTATCGTTTTCCTGCCCGGATGGTGGCACCTCTTGGCATTAATAGTCTTAGAGTATATGCTTCGGCAGATAACTTGTTTACTAAAACCGATTACTTCGGAGCTTATGACCCTGAAGTGAGGACCACCAGCGGAGATGTCTATCCGCAAGTAAAAACCTATGTTTTTGGATTATCAATAACATTCTAA
- the rbsK gene encoding ribokinase, with the protein MDTKKKIVVIGSSNTDMVIKSDRLPKPGETILGGNFLMNHGGKGANQAVAAARLGGDVTFICKIGNDIFGNETLEMFHKEKIDTTYVGITPQEPSGVALINVDKKGENCIVVASGANGTLSIDDIQNAEPAIKQASIVIMQLETPIESVTYAAKMAKKDGITVILNPAPAPTQQLPDDLLANVDILIPNVTEAEIISGMHITDDESAKEAIRYISSKGIKTVIITMGAKGALAYENNEFIHIPAFKVEAVDTTAAGDTFCGGLCVALSEGKNLKDAIIFASKASSISVTRMGAQVSIPLRKEIQ; encoded by the coding sequence ATGGACACAAAGAAGAAAATCGTAGTGATAGGTAGCAGTAATACGGATATGGTTATCAAATCAGACCGTCTACCAAAACCAGGAGAAACAATTCTGGGAGGAAACTTCTTAATGAATCATGGCGGCAAAGGAGCTAACCAAGCCGTAGCTGCTGCAAGACTAGGAGGAGATGTCACTTTCATATGTAAAATAGGAAATGACATTTTTGGAAATGAAACCTTGGAAATGTTTCACAAAGAAAAGATCGACACTACTTATGTAGGAATTACCCCGCAGGAACCATCAGGAGTAGCTCTTATCAATGTCGACAAAAAAGGGGAAAACTGTATTGTTGTTGCTTCCGGAGCCAACGGGACTTTATCTATTGATGACATACAAAATGCAGAACCTGCCATCAAACAGGCATCCATCGTCATTATGCAGTTGGAAACTCCAATCGAGAGTGTCACTTATGCAGCCAAAATGGCTAAAAAAGATGGAATTACCGTTATATTAAATCCCGCCCCTGCCCCTACCCAACAACTGCCTGACGATTTATTAGCCAATGTCGACATTCTTATTCCTAATGTCACAGAGGCTGAAATCATCTCGGGAATGCACATTACAGATGATGAATCGGCAAAAGAAGCGATTCGTTATATTAGTTCGAAAGGCATAAAAACTGTCATTATTACGATGGGAGCCAAAGGAGCTCTCGCCTATGAAAACAATGAGTTTATCCACATTCCAGCCTTCAAGGTAGAAGCAGTAGACACAACCGCTGCCGGAGATACATTCTGCGGCGGATTGTGCGTAGCTCTGTCTGAGGGCAAAAATCTAAAAGATGCAATTATATTTGCAAGTAAAGCCTCTTCTATTTCTGTTACCAGAATGGGAGCACAAGTATCTATACCTTTGAGAAAAGAAATACAATAA
- a CDS encoding SusC/RagA family TonB-linked outer membrane protein: MIKQCSIHGLLTSMLLIVFSLMSNDAIAQKAIRGTVLDEANEPIIGASVLVKGTTNGSITGVDGTFNVKANPSDVLVISYVGYATVEQQVGNQTQLVIHLREDSKVLNDVVVIGYGSTTKKELTGSVTSMKKDDLNPGTFTNAMGMLQGKVAGLQIINPNGADPTAKYEVLLRGTNTLSAGQGPLIIIDGVAGADIRNINFQEVESIDVLKDGSAAAIYGTRGTNGVIIVTTKRARSGKTEVSYDGQLTVGVVSRRAKPLSASEYKSVIKEYRPELESYIFDSDTDWFKEITQTPFSHKHNLSISGGSEKFSHHTSFNYEKSDGLQKHNSSEKLMARTNIRQSLLDKWVDLDYNLNIIHRKYSPSSTSAFMQAFTHNPTEPVYDDSDPDAGGYSRIKAMEYYNPVAIINERNMESKNDNYGANIRATLNILPIKGLKWENFVSYDKEQYETREYYTHYYPSLIGTNGQAYIENYQENDTQYESTLNYSNIFGKHSIQALLGYTYQYTYSTSASMTNSGFDFDDNQTHNIGTGTNLTEGKASMSSNKEDNTYIGFFGRFMYNYDDKYLLSASLRRDGSSRFGDNNKWGWFPAVSVGWRINKEKFLSNVKWIDDLKLRAGYGVTGNQDFSNYKSLMMMTTAGKFYYNGQWINTYQPASNANPDLKWEKKAEFNVGVDMTMFDNHLSFTFDYYKRTTSNLLYDYIVPTPPYVYNTLFTNVGKVTNEGVELTISGTPFNTRDFTWNTSLTVSHNKNKLVKFTNDEFTNGTYKVGWSTSAACYTQRLIEGQSLGTFYGPIWLGTDTDGKDVLLGQNADGSVPEEQWEKIGCAYPDATLSWSNTFRYKKFDLSFSLRASIGGEILNNYAMEYENLSSIGLRNISSNWLSQTNFTSTTYKYSSKYIEDASYLKLDNVTFGYTWDFTSKMIKRLRLSLTAQNVFCITGYSGVDPEVALSGLEPGMESLSYYPRTTEFTFGVNIVF, from the coding sequence ATGATAAAACAATGTTCAATCCACGGTCTATTGACAAGTATGTTGTTAATAGTATTTTCTTTGATGAGCAATGATGCTATTGCCCAGAAGGCAATAAGAGGTACAGTCCTCGATGAAGCAAATGAACCCATTATCGGTGCCAGTGTCCTTGTTAAAGGTACAACAAATGGTTCTATTACAGGAGTTGATGGAACCTTCAATGTAAAAGCGAATCCTTCTGATGTATTGGTTATATCTTATGTAGGTTATGCAACTGTTGAACAACAAGTAGGAAATCAGACACAGCTTGTAATACACCTGCGCGAAGACTCGAAAGTGCTTAATGACGTTGTAGTAATCGGCTACGGCTCTACCACAAAGAAAGAGCTTACAGGATCGGTTACCAGCATGAAGAAAGATGACCTCAATCCCGGAACATTCACCAATGCTATGGGAATGTTGCAAGGAAAAGTGGCAGGATTACAAATTATCAACCCGAACGGTGCTGATCCGACAGCCAAATATGAAGTATTACTTCGCGGAACAAACACACTTTCCGCAGGCCAAGGTCCATTAATTATTATTGATGGGGTGGCAGGTGCAGATATCAGAAATATCAATTTTCAGGAAGTGGAATCAATTGACGTATTAAAAGATGGTTCGGCAGCTGCTATTTATGGAACAAGAGGTACGAATGGAGTAATCATCGTCACAACTAAACGTGCAAGAAGTGGCAAAACGGAAGTTTCTTATGATGGGCAACTCACCGTGGGAGTCGTTTCACGCAGAGCAAAACCTTTATCGGCAAGCGAATACAAATCTGTTATCAAGGAATATCGCCCAGAATTGGAAAGTTATATTTTTGACAGTGATACCGATTGGTTTAAAGAAATTACACAAACTCCGTTCAGCCATAAGCACAACTTGTCTATATCCGGAGGTTCCGAGAAGTTCTCACACCACACTTCTTTCAATTATGAAAAGAGCGATGGCTTGCAAAAGCATAATAGCTCCGAAAAGCTAATGGCACGTACCAATATTCGCCAGTCATTATTAGATAAATGGGTCGATTTGGATTATAACCTGAATATCATTCATCGCAAATACAGCCCTTCCTCTACAAGTGCTTTTATGCAGGCATTTACCCATAATCCAACAGAGCCTGTTTATGACGACAGCGATCCGGATGCCGGAGGATATAGCCGTATCAAAGCAATGGAATATTACAATCCGGTAGCGATCATTAACGAAAGGAACATGGAAAGTAAGAATGATAATTATGGTGCAAATATTCGTGCTACTCTAAACATATTGCCTATAAAAGGATTAAAATGGGAGAACTTTGTTTCATACGACAAGGAACAATATGAGACACGTGAATACTACACACATTATTATCCAAGTTTAATAGGAACAAACGGGCAAGCCTATATTGAAAACTATCAGGAAAACGATACACAATATGAGTCTACTTTAAATTACTCGAATATTTTCGGAAAACATTCCATTCAGGCATTACTCGGATATACATACCAGTATACTTACAGCACATCTGCATCCATGACAAATTCCGGTTTCGACTTCGATGACAACCAGACTCATAACATCGGAACAGGAACGAATCTAACTGAAGGCAAAGCCAGCATGTCGTCCAATAAAGAAGATAATACATATATCGGATTCTTCGGACGTTTTATGTACAACTACGATGATAAATATCTTTTGTCTGCTTCACTACGTCGTGATGGCTCCAGCCGTTTCGGTGACAATAATAAGTGGGGATGGTTCCCGGCTGTCAGCGTAGGTTGGCGTATAAATAAAGAGAAATTCCTCTCGAATGTCAAATGGATCGATGATTTAAAATTGAGAGCCGGATACGGAGTTACCGGTAACCAGGATTTCTCAAACTACAAATCTTTGATGATGATGACTACAGCCGGTAAATTCTATTACAATGGCCAATGGATCAATACTTATCAACCTGCAAGTAATGCAAATCCGGATCTAAAATGGGAGAAAAAAGCAGAGTTCAACGTTGGTGTCGATATGACAATGTTTGACAACCACCTCTCGTTCACTTTTGATTATTACAAACGGACTACATCAAACTTGCTATATGACTACATCGTGCCAACACCTCCTTATGTATATAATACCTTGTTTACGAATGTTGGAAAAGTTACTAATGAAGGAGTTGAATTAACAATATCCGGTACACCTTTTAACACTAGGGACTTTACATGGAATACCTCACTTACCGTTTCGCACAATAAAAACAAATTGGTGAAATTCACCAATGATGAATTCACTAACGGAACATACAAAGTGGGATGGTCTACAAGTGCTGCCTGCTACACTCAACGTCTGATAGAAGGACAGTCATTGGGTACTTTCTATGGTCCTATATGGTTAGGAACTGATACAGATGGAAAAGATGTATTGCTAGGACAAAATGCAGACGGTTCCGTACCGGAAGAACAATGGGAAAAAATTGGCTGTGCTTATCCGGATGCCACTCTTAGCTGGAGTAATACCTTCAGATATAAGAAATTCGACTTGAGTTTCTCACTGCGTGCATCTATCGGCGGAGAAATTCTGAACAACTATGCGATGGAATATGAAAATCTAAGCAGCATCGGACTTAGAAATATCTCATCAAACTGGTTATCTCAAACGAATTTCACAAGTACGACCTATAAATATTCCTCCAAATATATAGAGGATGCTTCTTATTTAAAACTGGATAATGTAACCTTTGGATATACTTGGGATTTCACATCCAAAATGATAAAAAGACTAAGATTGTCTCTTACTGCACAGAATGTATTCTGTATCACCGGTTATTCTGGTGTCGACCCAGAAGTTGCTCTTTCCGGACTGGAACCCGGTATGGAAAGTTTGAGCTATTATCCGCGTACAACAGAATTTACTTTTGGAGTTAATATAGTATTCTAA
- a CDS encoding RagB/SusD family nutrient uptake outer membrane protein, with the protein MKKTNIILSFVICILLYGCTDLSETVYTGVAMNDFFKNEKELVANAGRAYTKLQGYNSEQSLWTLLLQASDECAVPACGGSWYSNGRYEEIQTNKIPPANKLLTRGWNWIFNGIAACNEIIYETELSPIQFEGKEKIIAEMKILRAFYYYQAISCWGNVPFTTDYTETGYPEQKSREYIFNYLEKEINDNIEFLDREPSDTNYGRATQAAAYCILAKMYLNAEAWFGTPMYDKAEKACKDIMDIGAYSIEDSYSTNFDIKNEDSKENIFVILYDRVYTSGDSNSFYLHTLTLEAASQATFNIPAAPWSGFLCQPDFFQTYAEQDLRRSQSWLYGPQVDLSGKDLGFEYTPVFPEEKYYNSNGGRGTYDGARCWKWHYQTDGSLKEYTVSMDNDFAIFRYADVVLMYVEALVRQNRTSEAIQLADFKKIRTRAGLDAYTTSQLTVDELYAERGRELAWEGWRHEDMIRFGKYLKKYWAHPDQSSETFRNVFPIPTDILNANPKLSQNKDY; encoded by the coding sequence ATGAAAAAGACAAATATAATATTAAGTTTCGTTATCTGTATATTATTATACGGATGTACCGATCTTAGCGAAACTGTATACACAGGAGTAGCGATGAATGACTTCTTTAAAAATGAGAAAGAACTGGTAGCCAATGCAGGTAGAGCGTATACGAAATTACAAGGATACAATTCCGAACAAAGTTTATGGACATTGCTTTTACAAGCTTCTGATGAATGTGCCGTTCCCGCTTGTGGTGGTTCCTGGTACAGCAATGGACGTTATGAAGAAATCCAGACGAATAAAATTCCACCTGCAAATAAATTATTGACAAGGGGATGGAACTGGATATTTAATGGTATTGCTGCATGTAATGAAATTATTTACGAAACGGAATTATCACCTATCCAGTTTGAAGGAAAAGAGAAGATTATAGCTGAAATGAAAATATTGCGTGCTTTCTACTATTATCAAGCCATTTCTTGTTGGGGAAACGTACCTTTCACAACTGACTACACGGAAACCGGATACCCGGAACAAAAAAGTCGTGAATATATTTTCAACTATCTGGAAAAAGAAATTAATGACAATATCGAGTTCCTAGACAGGGAGCCTTCAGATACTAATTATGGACGGGCCACACAAGCTGCCGCTTATTGCATTCTTGCGAAAATGTATCTGAATGCAGAAGCATGGTTCGGTACTCCAATGTATGACAAAGCAGAGAAAGCCTGTAAAGATATTATGGATATAGGTGCTTACAGCATTGAAGACTCTTATTCTACTAATTTTGATATAAAAAATGAAGATTCTAAGGAGAATATCTTTGTAATCCTGTATGACAGAGTATATACTAGCGGTGACAGTAACTCATTTTATTTGCATACGCTGACATTGGAAGCTGCATCACAAGCAACATTTAATATTCCGGCAGCCCCATGGTCGGGTTTTCTCTGCCAACCGGACTTTTTCCAAACATACGCAGAACAAGATCTTCGCAGAAGTCAGAGCTGGTTATACGGTCCTCAAGTAGACCTAAGCGGAAAGGATCTTGGTTTCGAATATACTCCTGTCTTCCCCGAAGAAAAATATTACAATAGCAACGGAGGACGTGGCACATACGACGGTGCACGCTGCTGGAAATGGCATTACCAGACTGATGGTTCTTTAAAAGAATATACAGTTAGTATGGACAACGACTTTGCCATCTTCCGTTATGCCGATGTTGTATTAATGTATGTAGAGGCTTTGGTACGACAAAACAGAACAAGTGAGGCCATCCAACTGGCAGACTTCAAGAAGATTCGTACAAGAGCAGGGCTTGATGCATATACTACAAGCCAATTGACGGTTGATGAACTTTATGCAGAACGAGGCAGAGAACTGGCATGGGAAGGATGGCGCCATGAAGATATGATACGTTTCGGAAAATATCTGAAAAAATATTGGGCACACCCTGACCAAAGTTCAGAAACTTTTAGAAATGTATTTCCAATTCCTACGGATATTTTAAATGCAAATCCAAAATTATCTCAAAACAAAGATTATTAA